The following coding sequences lie in one Streptomyces xiamenensis genomic window:
- the nuoF gene encoding NADH-quinone oxidoreductase subunit NuoF — translation MTTAAKDVQHSGPEKLLSPVLSAFWDEPDSWTLDTYRAHGGYRGLRKALDMEPDEVIAYVKDSGLRGRGGAGFPTGMKWQFIPQGDGKPHYLVVNADESEPGTCKDIPLLFANPHSLIEGIVIACYAIRSAHAFIYLRGEVVPVLRRLHAAVAEAYAAGLLGKDALGPGKDLELTVHAGAGAYICGEETALLDSLEGRRGQPRLRPPFPAIAGLYASPTVVNNVESIASVPAIMDRGKDWFKSMGSEKSPGFTLYSLSGHVASPGQYEAPLGITLRELLELSGGMRPGHRLKFWTPGGSSTPMFTDEHLDVPLDYEGVGAAGSMLGTKALQCFDETTCVVRAVTRWTEFYAHESCGKCTPCREGTYWLVQLLRDIEAGKGRPGDLDKLADIADNINGKSFCALGDGAASPIFSSLKYFRAEYEQHVTGRGCPFDPAKSTVWADDDANASVEVKA, via the coding sequence ATGACCACCGCTGCCAAGGACGTCCAGCACTCGGGGCCCGAGAAGCTGCTGTCCCCCGTGCTGTCCGCCTTCTGGGACGAGCCGGACTCCTGGACCCTGGACACCTACCGGGCGCACGGCGGGTACCGGGGCCTGCGCAAGGCACTGGACATGGAGCCGGACGAGGTCATCGCCTACGTCAAGGACTCCGGACTGCGCGGCCGCGGCGGGGCCGGGTTCCCCACCGGCATGAAGTGGCAGTTCATCCCGCAGGGCGACGGCAAGCCGCACTACCTCGTCGTCAACGCAGACGAGTCGGAGCCGGGCACCTGCAAGGACATCCCGCTGCTGTTCGCCAACCCGCACTCCCTCATCGAGGGGATCGTGATCGCCTGCTACGCGATCCGGTCCGCGCACGCCTTCATCTACCTGCGCGGCGAGGTGGTCCCCGTCCTGCGGCGGCTGCACGCCGCGGTGGCCGAGGCGTACGCGGCGGGTCTGCTCGGCAAGGACGCGCTGGGGCCCGGCAAGGACCTGGAGCTGACCGTGCACGCCGGGGCCGGCGCGTACATCTGCGGTGAGGAGACCGCGCTGCTCGACTCGCTGGAGGGCCGGCGCGGACAGCCCAGGCTGCGCCCGCCGTTCCCCGCCATCGCGGGTCTGTACGCCAGCCCCACCGTGGTGAACAACGTGGAGTCCATCGCCTCGGTGCCCGCGATCATGGACCGGGGCAAGGACTGGTTCAAGTCGATGGGCAGCGAGAAGTCCCCCGGCTTCACGCTCTACTCGCTCTCGGGGCACGTGGCCTCGCCGGGCCAGTACGAGGCACCGCTGGGCATCACGCTGCGCGAACTGCTGGAGCTGAGCGGCGGGATGCGCCCCGGGCACCGGCTGAAGTTCTGGACCCCGGGCGGCTCCTCCACCCCGATGTTCACCGACGAACACCTCGATGTGCCGCTGGACTACGAGGGCGTCGGCGCCGCCGGCTCCATGCTCGGCACCAAGGCACTCCAGTGCTTCGACGAGACCACCTGCGTGGTGCGCGCCGTCACCCGCTGGACCGAGTTCTACGCGCACGAGTCCTGCGGCAAGTGCACCCCGTGCCGCGAGGGCACGTACTGGCTGGTGCAACTGCTGCGCGACATCGAGGCGGGCAAGGGCCGCCCCGGCGACCTCGACAAGCTCGCGGACATCGCGGACAACATCAACGGCAAGTCGTTCTGCGCCCTCGGGGACGGAGCGGCCTCGCCGATCTTCTCGTCGCTCAAGTACTTCCGCGCGGAGTACGAACAGCACGTCACCGGGCGCGGCTGCCCCTTTGACCCCGCCAAGTCCACCGTCTGGGCGGATGACGACGCGAACGCATCTGTGGAGGTGAAGGCATGA
- a CDS encoding NADH-quinone oxidoreductase subunit G: MTVTTDAKNGGGQAARPAEEDLVSLTIDGIGISVPKGTLVIRAAEQLGIEIPRFCDHPALDPAGACRQCIVEVEGQRKPMASCTITCTEGMVVKTQLSSPVAEKAQRGVMELLLINHPLDCPVCDKGGECPLQNQAMTTGDPETRFEGRKRTFEKPIPLSAQVLLDRERCVLCARCTRFSNQIAGDPIIEMVDRGALQQVGIGAGDPFESYFSGNTIQICPVGALTSAAYRFRSRPFDLVSSPGVCEHCAGGCGIRTDHRRGKVMRRLAEDVPEVNEEWICDKGRFGFRYAQQRDRLTTPLVRNAETGELERTSWPEALEAAARGLTAGARRGAAVLTGGRLTVEDSYAYAKFARVALHTNDIDFRARVHSAEEAAFLASQVAGRGVDLDGTEGLTFGALEAAPAVLLVGFESEEEAPSVFLRLRKAHRKHGQRVFSLAGHITKGLAKTGGTLLPAAPGTETAWLEALASGSGLGPDGSAAREAIGAEGAVIVVGERLAGVTGGFTAAVALAGSSGARLVWIPRRSGERGAIETGALPGLLPGGRPADDARARREIAAAWGVAALPDRPGRDTGAIIEAAAAGEIGALVTGGVEVADLPDPALARQALDTVAADGFLVSLELRPSEITDRAHVVLPVAAVVEKGGTFLNWEGRVRPFEPAVKPDQMTRRLVQTDSRALNMLADAMDVHLGLPDLPTIRAEIDGLEPWGGDLPLGPTATPVELPSPEPGEAVLAGHRMLLDQGLLQQGDAALAGTRHATVARLSAATAQEAGVADGQPLTVTGPAGSMVLPLAVTEELPDRVVWLPLNSTGGGVYSDLGAVPGTVVTIGATTAEEVNA; the protein is encoded by the coding sequence ATGACGGTCACCACCGACGCCAAGAACGGTGGTGGGCAGGCCGCCAGGCCCGCGGAGGAGGACCTGGTCTCCCTCACGATCGACGGCATCGGGATCTCGGTCCCCAAGGGCACCCTGGTGATCCGTGCCGCCGAACAGCTCGGCATCGAGATCCCCCGGTTCTGCGACCATCCCGCACTCGACCCGGCCGGCGCCTGCCGGCAGTGCATCGTCGAGGTCGAGGGCCAGCGCAAGCCGATGGCGTCCTGCACCATCACCTGCACCGAGGGCATGGTCGTCAAGACCCAGCTGTCCTCGCCGGTCGCCGAGAAGGCGCAGCGCGGCGTGATGGAACTGCTGCTGATCAACCACCCGCTGGACTGCCCCGTCTGCGACAAGGGCGGCGAGTGCCCTCTGCAGAACCAGGCGATGACCACCGGCGACCCGGAGACCAGGTTCGAAGGTCGCAAGCGGACCTTCGAGAAGCCCATCCCGCTCTCCGCCCAGGTGCTGCTGGACCGCGAACGGTGCGTGCTGTGCGCGCGCTGCACCCGCTTCTCCAACCAGATCGCGGGCGACCCGATCATCGAGATGGTGGACCGGGGCGCGCTCCAGCAGGTGGGCATCGGCGCGGGGGATCCCTTCGAGTCCTACTTCTCCGGCAACACCATCCAGATCTGCCCGGTCGGGGCGCTCACCTCCGCGGCGTACCGCTTCCGCTCCCGGCCCTTCGACCTGGTGTCCTCGCCCGGCGTGTGCGAGCACTGCGCCGGGGGCTGCGGCATCCGCACCGATCACCGGCGCGGCAAGGTCATGCGCCGGCTGGCCGAGGACGTCCCCGAGGTCAACGAGGAATGGATCTGCGACAAGGGGCGGTTCGGCTTCCGGTACGCGCAGCAGCGCGACCGGCTGACGACGCCCCTGGTGCGCAACGCGGAGACCGGCGAGCTGGAGCGGACCAGCTGGCCCGAGGCGCTGGAGGCGGCGGCGCGCGGGCTGACCGCCGGGGCGCGGCGCGGCGCGGCGGTGCTCACCGGCGGCCGGCTGACCGTCGAGGACTCCTACGCGTACGCCAAGTTCGCCCGGGTCGCGCTGCACACCAATGACATCGACTTCCGGGCCCGGGTGCACAGCGCGGAGGAGGCGGCGTTCCTCGCCTCCCAGGTCGCGGGGCGCGGCGTCGATCTGGACGGCACCGAAGGGCTGACCTTCGGGGCGCTGGAGGCGGCGCCGGCCGTGCTGCTGGTGGGCTTCGAGTCGGAGGAGGAGGCGCCCAGCGTCTTCCTGCGGCTGCGCAAGGCGCACCGCAAGCACGGGCAGCGGGTGTTCTCGCTGGCCGGGCACATCACCAAGGGCCTGGCGAAGACCGGCGGCACGCTGCTGCCGGCCGCGCCGGGCACCGAGACGGCGTGGCTGGAGGCGCTGGCCTCCGGCTCCGGCCTCGGCCCGGACGGGAGCGCGGCGCGCGAGGCGATCGGCGCCGAGGGCGCGGTGATCGTGGTCGGCGAGCGGCTGGCCGGGGTCACCGGCGGGTTCACCGCCGCGGTGGCGCTGGCCGGTTCCAGCGGGGCGCGACTGGTGTGGATCCCGCGCCGCTCCGGTGAGCGGGGCGCCATCGAGACCGGCGCGCTGCCCGGGCTGCTGCCCGGCGGACGGCCTGCCGACGACGCGCGGGCCCGCCGGGAGATCGCCGCCGCCTGGGGCGTCGCGGCGCTGCCGGACCGGCCGGGCCGGGACACCGGAGCGATCATCGAGGCCGCGGCGGCCGGGGAGATCGGCGCGCTGGTGACCGGCGGGGTCGAGGTGGCGGATCTGCCCGATCCGGCGCTGGCCCGGCAGGCGCTGGACACCGTCGCCGCCGACGGGTTCCTCGTGTCGCTGGAACTGCGGCCCTCCGAGATCACCGACCGCGCCCATGTGGTGCTGCCGGTGGCGGCCGTGGTGGAGAAGGGCGGCACCTTCCTCAACTGGGAGGGCCGGGTGCGGCCGTTCGAGCCCGCCGTGAAGCCCGACCAGATGACACGGCGGCTGGTGCAGACCGACTCCCGCGCGCTGAACATGCTCGCGGACGCCATGGACGTCCACCTCGGGCTGCCCGATCTGCCCACCATCAGGGCCGAGATCGACGGACTGGAGCCGTGGGGCGGCGATCTGCCGCTGGGCCCGACCGCCACCCCCGTGGAACTGCCCAGCCCGGAGCCGGGCGAGGCCGTCCTGGCCGGGCACCGGATGCTGCTGGACCAGGGCCTGCTCCAGCAGGGCGACGCGGCACTGGCCGGCACCCGGCACGCCACCGTCGCCCGGCTGTCCGCCGCCACCGCCCAGGAGGCGGGGGTCGCGGACGGGCAGCCGCTGACCGTGACCGGCCCGGCCGGATCGATGGTCCTGCCGCTGGCCGTGACCGAGGAACTGCCGGACCGGGTCGTGTGGCTGCCGCTCAACTCGACCGGTGGCGGCGTGTACTCCGACCTCGGTGCCGTTCCCGGGACCGTCGTCACCATCGGCGCGACGACCGCTGAGGAGGTGAACGCCTGA